A portion of the Anaerolineae bacterium genome contains these proteins:
- the flgB gene encoding flagellar basal body rod protein FlgB, protein MDALFGKTIEMLSAVLDFRSERHKVIASNIANIDTPNYRPKDIVFKEELETLISSKDGVRLDKADFEVIDSGERVNLDTEMAKLAENNLMHNLSVELLVRKFRSLDTVLKETR, encoded by the coding sequence ATGGATGCGTTATTTGGTAAAACCATAGAAATGTTGTCTGCTGTTTTGGATTTTCGATCGGAGAGGCATAAGGTGATAGCCTCAAACATCGCAAATATAGATACTCCAAACTACAGGCCCAAGGATATTGTTTTCAAGGAGGAGCTGGAAACCCTTATCAGCAGTAAAGATGGGGTAAGGCTTGATAAAGCCGATTTTGAGGTAATCGATTCCGGTGAAAGGGTCAACCTTGACACTGAAATGGCAAAACTGGCGGAAAATAATCTTATGCATAATCTTAGCGTAGAGCTGCTGGTAAGAAAGTTCAGGAGCTTGGATACTGTTTTAAAGGAGACAAGATAA
- a CDS encoding sigma-54 dependent transcriptional regulator yields MKTKTILVVDDEPSMRIALSESLESCGYKVEVSGSGADALEKFQEDKFEVVITDMRMPGIGGMDVLRGIKKVSSKTPVIVITAYGTVDTAVEAMKEGAADFIMKPFSIDHLESLVEKVVGEKNGRGGGSKHDLKGCLSREKTIITGDKRMLALLELLKGVSKSKSSVLVQGESGTGKELIARYIHLNSSRANMPFVAVNCAAIPHNLLESEMFGYEKGAFTGASRMRLGKFELAAGGTLLLDEISEMDVQLQAKLLRVIQESEVDRLGGKASVPVDVRIIATTNADLKKYIKDKKFREDLYYRLNVIPVRIPPLRERMCDVPLLCEYFLEKYSRLGRTPRPTLSKEVAQALENYKWPGNVRELENVIERAVLLAGGDRILPEHLYLEKEGEMHSRSSEASLESVASEDTTLKEMEKRLIFKTLEKAEGNRTRASEVLGVSVRTIRNKLNEYKMDEQKTSIKS; encoded by the coding sequence ATGAAAACAAAAACGATCTTGGTTGTTGACGATGAGCCCTCAATGAGGATTGCTCTTTCCGAATCCTTGGAGAGTTGCGGATATAAAGTCGAAGTTTCGGGGAGTGGCGCTGATGCCCTTGAAAAATTTCAGGAGGATAAATTTGAAGTCGTTATTACAGACATGCGGATGCCCGGGATAGGCGGCATGGATGTCCTGCGTGGCATTAAAAAGGTTTCCTCTAAAACTCCCGTTATTGTCATAACAGCTTACGGTACGGTCGATACCGCAGTTGAAGCTATGAAAGAAGGGGCCGCAGATTTCATTATGAAACCCTTTTCAATAGATCATCTGGAGTCTCTTGTTGAAAAAGTGGTGGGTGAAAAAAACGGGAGGGGCGGTGGATCAAAACATGATTTAAAGGGCTGCTTGTCCAGGGAAAAAACAATTATTACAGGGGACAAAAGGATGCTTGCCCTTCTGGAGTTGCTGAAGGGTGTATCAAAAAGCAAATCAAGTGTTCTGGTACAAGGGGAAAGCGGTACGGGTAAGGAACTAATCGCCCGGTATATACACCTTAACAGCAGCAGGGCGAATATGCCGTTTGTGGCGGTAAATTGTGCGGCTATCCCTCATAATCTTCTTGAGAGCGAAATGTTTGGATATGAAAAGGGCGCATTTACCGGCGCGTCCAGAATGAGGCTTGGGAAATTCGAATTGGCTGCCGGCGGGACATTGCTGCTGGATGAAATCAGTGAAATGGATGTTCAGCTTCAGGCAAAGCTCCTTCGGGTTATACAGGAATCTGAAGTCGACAGGCTGGGAGGCAAGGCATCTGTGCCTGTAGATGTTAGAATAATCGCCACAACAAATGCAGATTTAAAAAAATATATTAAGGATAAAAAGTTTCGGGAAGATCTCTATTACCGCTTGAATGTTATACCTGTGAGGATTCCTCCCCTGAGGGAAAGAATGTGTGATGTGCCGTTACTCTGTGAGTATTTTCTGGAAAAGTACAGCCGGCTCGGCAGGACGCCCAGGCCCACGTTATCAAAGGAAGTTGCGCAGGCACTTGAAAATTATAAGTGGCCGGGCAATGTAAGGGAGCTTGAAAATGTGATTGAAAGAGCGGTGTTGCTGGCCGGCGGAGATAGGATTCTGCCCGAACATCTTTATCTGGAAAAAGAAGGCGAGATGCACAGCCGATCTTCGGAAGCATCGTTAGAATCGGTCGCCTCGGAAGACACCACGTTAAAGGAGATGGAAAAAAGACTTATATTTAAAACTCTGGAAAAGGCGGAAGGAAACAGGACCAGGGCATCAGAGGTCCTGGGCGTAAGTGTGCGGACTATCCGTAATAAACTCAATGAATATAAGATGGATGAGCAAAAAACCTCCATAAAATCATGA